The Desulfovibrio subterraneus nucleotide sequence CGCCAAGCGGTAGCCGTTTATTCCCAGAGCTGGAAACGTCATGAAAATTATCGATCTCGGATTGATCCGATATGCGGAAGCCGACGCCATTCAGCGCAAACGGCTGGAAGAGGTTGCGGCCGGAGCGGAACCCACGCTGTATCTGCTGGAACACCCGCCGGTCATCACCTTCGGGCGTAACGGCGGCCGCGAAAACCTGCACGCGAGTGATGAATTTCTCGCCTCGCAGGGTATTGATCTGGTGCAGTCGTCGCGCGGCGGCAACATAACCTGCCATTTTCCCGGCCAGCTGGTGGCCTATCCCGTCTTCAGGGTGGCCAAGCGGCCCGGCGGCATGCGTGGTCTGTTCCACGACCTTGAAGAGGCTGTCATACGCACCGCAGGCGCCTTCGGGTTGCAGGCAGGCAGACAGGAAGGCCGCCCCGGCGTGTGGGTGGAAAACCGGAAGATTTGCTCCATCGGCATTGCCATGCGTAAGTGGACCAGCTACCACGGCCTTGCGCTCAACGTGCAGCGCGATGTGAATCTGTTCCGCATGATCACGCTCTGCGGACTAACTGACGCGGAACCCTCGTCTCTGGCGCAGGAACTGAACCGCGATGATCTAAGCATGCAGGAAGTAAAGGATGAGCTCGTCAGACAATTCGGAAACATATTTGCGGATACCACCCTGGCTCAGGGTCAAGATTCCCTGTAACCACAACTACACCGCTACGGGCGACCTGATCGGCGACCTGAACCTGAACACGGTCTGCCAGAGCGCCAAGTGCCCCAACAAGTTCGAGTGCTTCTCGTCCGGCACGGCCACCTTTCTGATCATGGGCAGCACCTGCACGCGCAACTGCGCCTTCTGCAATATCGGCAACGATCCCGTGCCGCCCCTTGATCCCACGGAACCTGCCCGCGTAGCCGAAGGCGCCCGCAGGCTCGGGCTCAAGCACGTGGTTATCACATCCGTCACCCGCGACGACCTGCTGGATGGCGGCGGTGCGCATTTTGCGGCCACAATACGTGCCGTACGCGGCGTATTGCCGGAATGCAGCATAGAGGTTCTCATCCCCGATTTTCAGGGCTCACTGCCTGCGCTCAACATGGTGATGCAGGCCGCGCCGGATATCATAAACCACAACGTGGAAACGCCTCCGGTCCACTATCCCCGCATCCGTCCGCAGGCAGACTATGCCCAGAGCCTGCAGCTGCTTGAACGGGTGAAGCAGGCGGGGCACCGTTCCAAATCCGGCCTGATGGTGGGACTTGGCGAAACGGACGAGGAAGTACGCGGTGTCATTGACGACCTTGCAGCCATACACTGCGATATTGTTACCATCGGCCAGTACATGCGTCCCTCGCGCAAGCACCCCGCCGTGG carries:
- the lipB gene encoding lipoyl(octanoyl) transferase LipB, translating into MKIIDLGLIRYAEADAIQRKRLEEVAAGAEPTLYLLEHPPVITFGRNGGRENLHASDEFLASQGIDLVQSSRGGNITCHFPGQLVAYPVFRVAKRPGGMRGLFHDLEEAVIRTAGAFGLQAGRQEGRPGVWVENRKICSIGIAMRKWTSYHGLALNVQRDVNLFRMITLCGLTDAEPSSLAQELNRDDLSMQEVKDELVRQFGNIFADTTLAQGQDSL
- the lipA gene encoding lipoyl synthase, yielding MSSSDNSETYLRIPPWLRVKIPCNHNYTATGDLIGDLNLNTVCQSAKCPNKFECFSSGTATFLIMGSTCTRNCAFCNIGNDPVPPLDPTEPARVAEGARRLGLKHVVITSVTRDDLLDGGGAHFAATIRAVRGVLPECSIEVLIPDFQGSLPALNMVMQAAPDIINHNVETPPVHYPRIRPQADYAQSLQLLERVKQAGHRSKSGLMVGLGETDEEVRGVIDDLAAIHCDIVTIGQYMRPSRKHPAVERYVHPDVFEEYAAYGREKGIRHMFCAPLVRSSYNAAMFTE